In the genome of Raphanus sativus cultivar WK10039 chromosome 4, ASM80110v3, whole genome shotgun sequence, one region contains:
- the LOC108849824 gene encoding MLP-like protein 328: protein MATSGTYVTEVPLKGSAEKHYKRWKNENHLFPDAIGHLIQGVTVHDGEWDSHGSIKIWNYTCDGKQEVFKERRENDDENMAVTLRGLEGHVMEQLKVYDVIFQFIQKSPSDIVCKVTMIWEKRTDDSPEPINYMKFVKSLAADMDHHVIKS from the exons ATGGCGACGTCAGGAACATATGTGACGGAGGTTCCTTTGAAAGGATCGGCGGAGAAACACTACAAGAGGTGGAAGAATGAGAACCATCTCTTCCCCGACGCCATTGGCCACCTCATTCAAGGTGTCACCGTCCACGATGGTGAATGGGACTCTCATGGATCCATCAAGATTTGGAACTACACATGCG atGGGAAACAAGAGGTGTTcaaggagaggagagagaatgACGATGAGAATATGGCGGTAACGCTCAGAGGGCTCGAAGGTCACGTAATGGAGCAGCTTAAAGTTTATGACGTCATCTTTCAGTTCATTCAAAAGTCGCCTAGTGATATAGTCTGCAAGGTCACTATGATATGGGAGAAGCGAACCGATGACTCGCCTGAACCCATCAACTACATGAAGTTCGTCAAGAGCCTCGCTGCTGACATGGATCACC